The following proteins are encoded in a genomic region of Synechococcus sp. CBW1002:
- the ndk gene encoding nucleoside-diphosphate kinase yields the protein MAAERTFVAIKPDGVQRGLVGEILGRFERKGFKLVGLKQLTPSRELAENHYGVHRERPFFAGLVEFITSGPVVAMVWEGDGVIASARKLIGATKPLEAEPGTIRGDLAVNIGRNVIHGSDAPETAEFEIGLWFQPSELSEWTPSDQPWRTEG from the coding sequence ATGGCTGCCGAACGCACCTTTGTTGCCATCAAGCCCGATGGCGTGCAGCGCGGCCTGGTGGGCGAGATCCTCGGCCGCTTCGAGCGCAAGGGTTTCAAGCTGGTGGGCCTCAAGCAGCTCACCCCCAGCCGTGAGCTGGCAGAGAACCACTACGGCGTGCACCGTGAGCGCCCGTTCTTCGCCGGCCTGGTGGAGTTCATCACCAGCGGCCCTGTGGTGGCGATGGTGTGGGAAGGCGATGGCGTGATCGCCAGCGCCCGCAAGCTGATTGGTGCCACCAAGCCCCTCGAGGCTGAGCCCGGCACCATCCGCGGTGACCTGGCGGTGAACATCGGCCGCAATGTGATCCATGGCTCCGATGCCCCGGAAACCGCTGAGTTTGAGATCGGCCTGTGGTTCCAGCCCTCGGAGCTGAGCGAGTGGACCCCTTCCGACCAGCCGTGGCGTACCGAAGGCTGA
- the coaE gene encoding dephospho-CoA kinase (Dephospho-CoA kinase (CoaE) performs the final step in coenzyme A biosynthesis.) gives MVGSNRGTGSSSGSGNRSRGERWRGRQRRIGLTGGIASGKSTVGRILAESFGLPVLDADTYAREALAAGSVGAEAVLARYGPVVRAKTSSNGTAAIDRAALGRIVFADAAERLWLEQLVHPRVRTRFDQELQRLAAEPVVVLMIPLLFEAGLDNLCSEIWLVDCDAAEQRQRLLHRDGLAEAEALRRIHAQWPLERKRALADRLIDNRGTSDALTKAVERALAAAGQSQ, from the coding sequence ATGGTTGGCAGCAACCGTGGCACTGGAAGCAGCAGTGGCAGTGGCAACCGGTCGCGGGGGGAGCGGTGGCGGGGCCGGCAGCGGCGGATCGGCCTCACAGGCGGTATCGCCAGCGGCAAGAGCACGGTGGGACGGATCCTGGCTGAAAGCTTCGGACTGCCGGTGCTGGATGCCGACACCTACGCCCGCGAGGCCCTGGCCGCTGGGAGTGTCGGGGCGGAGGCCGTGTTGGCGCGCTATGGCCCGGTGGTGAGGGCCAAAACCAGCAGCAACGGCACCGCAGCGATCGATCGCGCCGCCCTCGGCAGGATCGTCTTTGCTGATGCGGCCGAGCGCCTCTGGCTGGAGCAGCTGGTGCATCCGCGGGTCAGAACCCGGTTCGATCAGGAGCTGCAGCGGCTGGCGGCTGAACCGGTGGTGGTGCTGATGATCCCGCTGCTGTTTGAAGCAGGTCTCGACAACCTCTGCAGCGAGATATGGCTGGTGGATTGCGACGCAGCCGAGCAGAGGCAGCGCCTGCTCCACCGCGACGGGCTAGCGGAGGCGGAGGCCCTTCGTCGCATCCACGCCCAGTGGCCCCTGGAGCGCAAGCGGGCCCTGGCAGACCGTCTGATCGACAACCGGGGAACGAGCGATGCGCTCACCAAAGCGGTGGAACGGGCCCTCGCGGCGGCTGGTCAGAGTCAGTGA
- the speA gene encoding biosynthetic arginine decarboxylase has translation MAASGPPTWTPADSASLYGLDGWGDPYFSVNARGHVLVQPQGERGGSLDLVELVQGLQGRNLSLPLLIRFDDILEDRLERLHAAFARAIAQYGYAGRYQGVFPVKCNQQRHVVEQLVESGRRWHFGLEAGSKAELLIALSLLDDPEALLICNGYKDQRYIETAILARRLGRQPVVVIEQADEVERIIRASQELGAAPFLGIRAKLSTRSTGRWGSSVGEKAKFGLSIPDVLATVEALRKADLLGDLKLLHFHVGSQINDIAVLKDALQEAGQIYLQLVRLGAPMGFLDVGGGLGIDYDGSRTATAASTNYSLQNYANDVVATVRECCEPHGIPLPTLVSESGRAIASHFSVLVFDVLGRSGVPGTVPPPQENEPLIVRNLRDTLAGITGVVQGRDSEAKAEAPGLDTTAATTAEPGDVPPLERLQEAWNDAIKFRDDALAAFRLGYLSLPERAMAEQLSWACAEAIAGQLPASGPIPEDLRALRAALASTYYANLSVFRSAPDTWAIDQLFPVMPIHRLDERPDRLGSFADLTCDSDGKLARFIDRGQVKPLLELHDLNPGEPYWIGLFLAGAYQEVMGNLHNLFGSTDAVHIRLGAGGGYRVDHVVRGNTNAEVLEAMEHDPELLLERLRVASEAAIGRGDLRISEVRRLMDHLETSLRQTTYLQS, from the coding sequence ATGGCGGCGTCCGGGCCTCCCACCTGGACCCCCGCCGACAGCGCCTCCCTTTACGGCCTCGACGGCTGGGGCGATCCCTACTTTTCGGTGAATGCCCGCGGCCATGTGCTGGTGCAGCCCCAGGGGGAGAGGGGCGGATCCCTGGATCTGGTCGAGCTGGTGCAGGGGCTGCAGGGCCGCAACCTGTCGCTGCCCCTGCTGATCCGCTTCGACGACATCCTCGAAGACCGGCTGGAGCGCCTCCATGCCGCCTTCGCCCGCGCCATCGCCCAGTACGGCTACGCCGGGCGTTACCAGGGCGTCTTCCCGGTGAAGTGCAACCAGCAACGCCATGTGGTGGAGCAGCTGGTGGAGAGCGGACGGCGCTGGCACTTCGGCCTGGAGGCCGGCAGCAAGGCCGAACTGCTGATTGCCCTGTCGCTGCTCGACGACCCCGAGGCCCTGCTGATCTGCAACGGCTACAAGGACCAGCGCTATATCGAGACGGCGATCCTGGCCCGGCGTCTCGGTCGCCAGCCGGTGGTGGTGATCGAGCAGGCCGATGAAGTGGAACGGATCATTCGCGCCAGCCAGGAGCTGGGGGCTGCTCCCTTCCTGGGCATCCGGGCCAAGCTCTCCACCCGCAGCACCGGCCGCTGGGGCAGTTCGGTGGGGGAGAAGGCCAAGTTCGGCCTGTCGATCCCGGATGTGCTGGCCACGGTGGAGGCCTTGCGCAAGGCCGACCTGCTGGGGGATCTGAAGCTGCTGCACTTCCACGTCGGCAGCCAGATCAACGACATCGCCGTCCTCAAGGACGCCCTGCAGGAAGCCGGGCAGATCTATCTGCAGCTGGTCCGACTGGGGGCACCAATGGGGTTCCTCGATGTGGGCGGCGGCCTCGGCATCGACTACGACGGCAGCCGCACCGCCACCGCCGCCTCCACCAACTACTCCCTGCAGAACTACGCCAACGACGTGGTGGCCACGGTGCGGGAGTGCTGCGAACCGCACGGGATTCCGCTCCCCACCCTGGTGAGCGAGAGCGGCCGCGCCATCGCCAGTCATTTCTCGGTGCTGGTGTTCGATGTGCTCGGCCGCAGCGGCGTGCCGGGAACCGTGCCGCCGCCGCAGGAGAACGAACCGCTGATCGTTCGCAACCTGCGCGACACCCTGGCCGGCATCACGGGGGTCGTGCAGGGCAGGGACAGCGAAGCCAAGGCTGAAGCCCCAGGCCTCGACACCACCGCCGCAACCACTGCTGAACCCGGGGACGTTCCCCCGCTGGAGCGGCTGCAGGAGGCCTGGAACGACGCGATCAAGTTCCGCGACGACGCTCTGGCCGCCTTCCGGCTCGGCTACCTCAGCCTGCCGGAGCGGGCCATGGCCGAACAGCTCAGCTGGGCCTGCGCCGAGGCCATCGCCGGGCAGCTGCCGGCCAGCGGGCCGATCCCCGAGGATCTGCGCGCCCTGCGGGCGGCCCTGGCCAGCACCTACTACGCCAATCTCTCGGTGTTCCGCTCCGCTCCCGACACCTGGGCGATTGATCAGCTCTTCCCGGTGATGCCGATCCACCGGCTCGACGAACGGCCCGACCGGCTGGGCAGCTTCGCTGACCTCACCTGTGATTCAGACGGCAAGCTGGCCCGCTTCATCGACCGCGGCCAGGTGAAGCCCCTGTTGGAACTGCACGATCTGAATCCCGGTGAGCCCTACTGGATCGGCCTGTTCCTGGCGGGGGCCTACCAGGAGGTGATGGGGAACCTGCACAACCTGTTCGGCAGCACCGATGCCGTGCACATCCGCCTCGGGGCCGGCGGCGGCTACCGAGTCGACCATGTGGTGCGCGGCAACACCAACGCCGAGGTGCTCGAGGCGATGGAACACGACCCGGAGCTGCTGCTGGAGCGGCTCCGGGTGGCCAGCGAGGCGGCGATCGGCCGCGGCGACCTGCGGATCAGCGAAGTGCGCCGCCTGATGGATCACCTCGAAACCAGCCTGCGCCAGACCACCTACCTGCAGAGCTGA
- the argJ gene encoding bifunctional glutamate N-acetyltransferase/amino-acid acetyltransferase ArgJ yields MSAGSLSALWHPITGGVTAPAGFLAAAVTAGLKPSGNPDLCLVLAPEGAICAGTFTTSLVRAACVDLCAERLAASGGRARAVLTNSGQANACTGDRGLIDSLRATQAVADRLGLAAEEVLICSTGVIGVPIPMDTLVAGLDPLVAALSPEGGAAAATAILTTDLIDKQLALEADLGGRRVRLGGMAKGSGMIHPDMATMLGTLTCDAGVPAELWQAMVRRAVDRSFNAITVDGDTSTNDTYLAFAAGEPLSPEHFDALEAGLTAVSQHLARAIARDGEGATCLIEVRVEGAADEAGARAMARTICGSSLVKCAVHGRDPNWGRIVAAAGRAGVAFDPEAVALWLGEHQLMAAGQPLAFDRPAASQYLKDRAAGSYLGGPGPGGDTVLIRLVVGKGPGQGCAWGCDLSDQYVRINADYTT; encoded by the coding sequence ATGTCCGCCGGTTCCCTCTCCGCCCTCTGGCATCCGATCACCGGCGGCGTCACGGCGCCGGCCGGGTTCCTGGCCGCGGCGGTCACGGCCGGCCTGAAGCCCTCGGGCAACCCGGATCTTTGCCTGGTGCTGGCCCCGGAGGGGGCCATCTGCGCCGGCACCTTCACCACCTCGCTGGTGCGCGCCGCCTGCGTTGACCTCTGCGCCGAGCGGCTGGCGGCCAGCGGCGGCCGGGCCCGGGCGGTGCTCACCAACTCCGGCCAGGCCAATGCCTGCACCGGCGATCGCGGCCTGATCGACAGCCTGCGGGCCACCCAGGCGGTGGCCGATCGGCTGGGCCTGGCGGCCGAGGAGGTGCTGATCTGCTCCACCGGTGTGATCGGCGTGCCGATCCCGATGGACACCCTGGTGGCGGGCCTCGATCCGCTGGTGGCCGCGCTCAGCCCCGAGGGCGGCGCCGCTGCCGCCACGGCGATCCTCACCACGGATCTGATCGACAAACAACTGGCCCTGGAGGCGGATCTGGGCGGCCGGCGGGTGCGCCTCGGCGGCATGGCCAAGGGCTCGGGGATGATCCACCCCGACATGGCCACGATGCTGGGCACCCTCACCTGCGATGCCGGTGTGCCTGCCGAGCTGTGGCAGGCGATGGTGCGGCGGGCGGTGGATCGCTCCTTCAATGCGATCACGGTGGACGGCGACACCAGCACCAATGACACCTACCTGGCGTTTGCAGCCGGCGAGCCCTTGAGCCCCGAGCACTTCGACGCGCTGGAGGCCGGCCTGACGGCGGTGTCGCAACACCTGGCCCGCGCCATCGCCCGCGACGGCGAGGGCGCCACCTGCCTGATCGAGGTGCGGGTGGAGGGGGCAGCCGATGAGGCCGGCGCCCGCGCCATGGCCCGCACCATCTGCGGCTCGTCGCTGGTGAAGTGCGCCGTGCACGGCCGCGACCCCAACTGGGGCCGGATCGTGGCAGCGGCGGGCCGCGCCGGCGTGGCTTTCGATCCGGAGGCGGTGGCCCTCTGGCTGGGGGAGCACCAATTGATGGCGGCCGGCCAGCCCCTGGCCTTCGATCGCCCGGCCGCTTCGCAGTATCTGAAGGATCGCGCCGCCGGCAGTTATCTCGGCGGGCCTGGACCCGGCGGCGACACGGTGCTGATCCGCCTGGTGGTGGGCAAGGGTCCCGGCCAGGGCTGCGCCTGGGGCTGCGATCTCTCCGACCAGTACGTGCGCATCAACGCCGATTACACGACCTAG
- a CDS encoding 2OG-Fe(II) oxygenase yields MATIPPEWQEWFRLNRDRGCDRLGLIERGLAQGFTAEAITAVLEGEAPSRTCLRLPGAVPAEPSPGAPQASWLHWFQARLTDPRQRPRAWRLDTPLAQVYEIPGFLSAEECDVIRVAIDGSLQPSTVTQGPADYRTSRTCHLRDGDRALAADLDRRLAELLGVDPAFSEGLQGQRYAVGEYFREHTDWFTPGTEEYRHHTRPGGQRTWTVMIYLNAVEAGGETRFRLLDRSFTPVPGLALAWNNLMADGSPNPYVLHEALPVRQGCKYVITKWFRAEQGRHCGGPDSGRWDRGDPVVAIPERSRLPGTAPSRFTDSDQPPRGPVPPLW; encoded by the coding sequence GTGGCAACGATTCCTCCAGAGTGGCAGGAGTGGTTCCGGCTCAACCGCGACCGCGGCTGCGACCGCCTCGGACTGATCGAGCGGGGACTGGCCCAGGGCTTCACGGCGGAAGCCATCACCGCCGTCCTGGAGGGAGAGGCTCCATCCAGGACATGCCTTCGCTTGCCAGGGGCGGTACCGGCGGAGCCATCTCCGGGAGCTCCTCAGGCATCCTGGCTTCACTGGTTCCAGGCCCGCCTCACCGATCCACGCCAGCGTCCCCGCGCCTGGCGTCTCGATACCCCGCTGGCACAGGTGTACGAGATCCCTGGGTTCCTCTCGGCGGAGGAGTGTGACGTGATCCGGGTGGCGATCGATGGATCCCTGCAACCATCCACCGTGACCCAGGGGCCGGCGGACTATCGAACCAGCCGCACCTGTCACCTGCGGGATGGTGATCGCGCTCTGGCTGCGGATCTCGATCGACGCCTGGCGGAGCTGCTGGGTGTGGATCCGGCCTTCTCGGAGGGGCTGCAGGGGCAGCGCTACGCAGTGGGGGAGTACTTCCGCGAGCACACCGACTGGTTCACCCCCGGCACCGAGGAATACCGGCACCACACCCGCCCGGGGGGGCAGCGCACCTGGACGGTGATGATCTACCTCAATGCCGTGGAGGCCGGCGGCGAAACCCGCTTCCGCCTGCTGGATCGCTCCTTCACGCCGGTGCCGGGGCTGGCCCTGGCCTGGAACAATCTGATGGCCGATGGATCCCCCAACCCCTACGTGCTCCATGAAGCTCTGCCGGTGCGGCAAGGCTGCAAGTACGTGATCACCAAGTGGTTTCGCGCTGAGCAGGGGCGTCATTGCGGAGGGCCCGACTCAGGGCGCTGGGACCGGGGAGATCCCGTGGTGGCGATCCCGGAACGCAGTCGCCTGCCTGGAACCGCACCATCCCGTTTCACTGACTCTGACCAGCCGCCGCGAGGGCCCGTTCCACCGCTTTGGTGA
- a CDS encoding SPFH domain-containing protein, which translates to MAIWEKVRSEFIDVIEWPEQGESEGPDADAGATLVWRFPRQGNAIKMGAQLTVRPGQWAVFVNEGRIADGFGPGRYVLETRNLPFLTSLLSLPYGFESPFKAEVVFVATRQFTNLKWGTRHPVLVRDRELGPVRLRGFGTYALQVRDPAQLMREVTGSQPHFNIEGISEQLRNLIVTRLADLLGESEHPVLDLAANYDELAGELGQRLAQEVEGYGLAFTSLLIENLSLPPEVEAALDRRNQIALSGDLQAFTTYQAGIAMEKAAANPGGEAAAGVGMGIGLAMAQRLAGTAAASGPPAAAPGAGAWPGAGTPARHYHLLAGQQQLGPYTAEQLLVLRDQGQLTAASLLWHPGLETWQRAADLPELAVLLQAPPPPPPIPPAVPEP; encoded by the coding sequence ATGGCGATCTGGGAGAAGGTGCGCAGCGAGTTCATCGACGTCATCGAATGGCCCGAGCAGGGGGAGTCTGAGGGCCCCGATGCCGATGCCGGAGCCACCCTGGTGTGGCGGTTTCCGCGCCAGGGCAACGCCATCAAGATGGGCGCCCAGCTCACGGTGCGCCCAGGCCAGTGGGCCGTGTTCGTGAACGAGGGGCGCATCGCCGATGGTTTCGGGCCGGGCCGCTATGTGCTGGAGACCCGCAACCTTCCCTTCCTTACCAGCCTGCTCTCCCTGCCCTACGGGTTCGAGAGCCCGTTCAAGGCGGAGGTGGTGTTCGTCGCCACCCGCCAGTTCACCAACCTCAAATGGGGCACCCGCCACCCGGTGCTGGTGCGCGACCGGGAGCTGGGGCCGGTGCGGCTGCGGGGATTCGGCACCTACGCCCTGCAGGTGCGGGATCCGGCCCAGCTGATGCGCGAAGTGACCGGCAGCCAACCGCACTTCAACATCGAGGGGATCAGCGAGCAGCTGCGCAACCTGATCGTGACCCGCCTGGCCGACCTGCTGGGCGAGAGCGAGCACCCCGTGCTGGACCTGGCGGCCAACTACGACGAACTGGCTGGCGAGCTGGGCCAACGACTGGCGCAGGAGGTGGAGGGCTACGGACTGGCCTTCACCAGCCTGCTGATCGAGAACCTGTCGCTGCCGCCGGAAGTGGAGGCGGCCCTCGATCGCCGCAACCAGATCGCCCTCAGCGGCGACCTGCAGGCCTTCACCACCTATCAGGCCGGCATCGCCATGGAAAAGGCGGCGGCCAATCCCGGCGGCGAGGCGGCGGCCGGGGTGGGGATGGGTATCGGCCTGGCGATGGCCCAACGGCTGGCTGGAACGGCGGCAGCCTCGGGGCCGCCGGCAGCAGCTCCAGGAGCAGGCGCATGGCCGGGGGCCGGCACACCTGCCCGCCACTACCACCTGCTGGCAGGCCAGCAGCAGCTCGGGCCCTACACCGCCGAGCAGCTGCTGGTGCTGCGGGACCAGGGCCAGCTCACAGCCGCCAGCCTTTTGTGGCATCCGGGCCTGGAGACCTGGCAACGGGCCGCCGATCTGCCCGAGCTGGCGGTGCTGCTGCAGGCGCCACCACCCCCTCCGCCCATTCCTCCAGCGGTGCCAGAGCCATGA
- a CDS encoding FAD-dependent oxidoreductase: MGLAIAHQLARRGTAVLVLSRRRSEAAGFVAAGMLAPHAEGLQGSLLELGQQSLQRIPAWVAQIEADGGSSCGLRPCGIVVPFPTIAERDRYPTAAWGQPLDRAALEREAPGIGPRWQAGLLFEQDGQIDNRRRLMRALERACVALGVAFQEGSEVLELQQNGRGALAGVRLRTAEGDERQLPARRAVLTGGAWSARLLPQLPVFPVKGQMLSLQGPRQALQRVIFGPGTYLVPRHDGLLVVGATSEPEAGFADGLTPFGQRQLQDGIAALLPQASQWPPMERWWGFRPCTPDQAPLLGPSPIEGLWLATGHHRNGVLLAAITAELLGFALDPEGQSVEQDLPAGIRSCLLEAFRWDRFMAPSVSPPGASPQSARQSGTVNAAPVQPPG; this comes from the coding sequence ATGGGCCTGGCCATCGCCCATCAGCTCGCCCGCCGCGGCACAGCGGTGCTGGTGCTCAGCCGGCGCCGCAGCGAAGCCGCCGGCTTCGTGGCCGCTGGCATGCTGGCGCCCCACGCCGAAGGATTGCAGGGCAGCCTGCTGGAGCTGGGTCAGCAGTCGCTGCAGCGGATCCCTGCCTGGGTCGCCCAGATCGAAGCGGACGGCGGCAGCTCCTGCGGCCTGCGGCCCTGCGGCATTGTGGTTCCCTTCCCCACCATCGCCGAACGGGACCGCTACCCCACGGCTGCCTGGGGCCAACCCCTCGACCGCGCTGCCCTGGAGCGCGAGGCACCCGGCATCGGCCCTCGCTGGCAGGCGGGTCTGCTGTTTGAGCAGGACGGCCAGATCGACAACCGCCGCCGCCTGATGCGCGCCCTGGAGCGGGCCTGCGTGGCCCTGGGTGTGGCCTTCCAGGAGGGCAGCGAGGTGCTGGAGCTGCAGCAGAACGGCCGTGGCGCCCTGGCGGGAGTGCGCCTGCGGACGGCCGAAGGAGACGAGCGCCAGTTACCGGCCCGCCGCGCCGTGCTCACGGGCGGGGCCTGGAGCGCCAGGCTGCTGCCCCAGCTGCCCGTGTTTCCGGTCAAGGGGCAGATGTTGTCGCTGCAGGGGCCGCGCCAGGCCCTGCAGCGGGTGATCTTCGGCCCGGGCACCTACCTGGTGCCGCGGCACGACGGGCTGCTGGTGGTGGGAGCCACCAGCGAGCCGGAGGCGGGCTTCGCCGACGGGCTGACGCCCTTCGGGCAACGCCAGTTGCAGGACGGCATCGCGGCCTTGCTGCCTCAGGCGAGCCAGTGGCCCCCCATGGAGCGTTGGTGGGGGTTTCGCCCCTGCACCCCGGATCAGGCGCCGCTGCTGGGCCCGAGTCCGATCGAGGGGCTCTGGCTCGCCACCGGCCACCACCGCAATGGCGTGCTGCTGGCAGCGATCACGGCGGAACTGCTGGGCTTTGCCCTGGATCCGGAGGGCCAGTCAGTCGAGCAGGACCTGCCCGCAGGCATCAGGTCCTGCCTGCTGGAGGCGTTTCGTTGGGACCGCTTCATGGCGCCTTCGGTCTCTCCTCCTGGTGCCTCTCCCCAGAGCGCCCGGCAGTCAGGCACGGTGAACGCGGCTCCGGTTCAGCCGCCAGGGTGA
- a CDS encoding zf-TFIIB domain-containing protein gives MKCACCAAPLPPQAVVCAYCGSRQDVDLQSWVQAESIGPMQDLSCPDCRQSLEELRLGGDPPLVVGRCHTCLGLFLGHGVLEQLLSQAVRPSIDIDGPRLNSLVEQAAGSSPPLRYRHCPVCDDLMNRSLYGKRSGVIVDRCRDHGLWLDAGELRQLMEWAHAGGLLHHAARMEEEQRDQERRRRQDEVERRAGEQELQNLESGGRQTDWLDADLATLLTRGLQRLLGG, from the coding sequence ATGAAGTGCGCCTGCTGCGCCGCACCCCTTCCCCCCCAGGCCGTGGTCTGCGCCTACTGCGGCAGCCGCCAGGACGTGGACCTGCAGAGCTGGGTGCAGGCCGAATCGATCGGCCCGATGCAGGATCTCAGCTGCCCGGATTGCCGCCAGTCCCTGGAGGAGCTGCGGCTGGGGGGCGATCCGCCGCTGGTGGTGGGCCGCTGCCACACCTGCCTGGGGCTGTTCCTGGGCCACGGCGTGCTGGAGCAGCTGCTGAGCCAGGCGGTACGACCATCGATCGACATCGACGGCCCCAGGCTGAACAGCCTGGTGGAGCAGGCAGCCGGCAGCAGCCCACCGCTGCGCTACCGCCACTGCCCCGTCTGCGACGACCTGATGAACCGTAGCCTCTACGGCAAGCGCAGTGGCGTGATCGTGGACCGCTGCCGCGACCACGGGCTCTGGCTCGATGCCGGCGAACTGCGGCAGTTGATGGAATGGGCCCATGCAGGCGGACTGCTGCACCACGCCGCCCGCATGGAGGAGGAGCAACGGGACCAGGAGCGGCGCCGGCGGCAGGACGAGGTTGAACGTCGTGCCGGCGAACAGGAGCTGCAGAACCTGGAGTCCGGCGGCCGCCAGACCGACTGGCTGGACGCCGACCTCGCCACCCTGTTGACCCGAGGGTTGCAGCGCCTGTTGGGGGGCTGA
- the gatB gene encoding Asp-tRNA(Asn)/Glu-tRNA(Gln) amidotransferase subunit GatB, with amino-acid sequence MAGAAAKATAEAAWEAVIGLETHVQLGTDSKIFTCASTAFGDDPNTHIDPVVCGLPGTLPVLNQRVLEYAVKAAMALNLRIAEHSKFDRKQYFYPDLPKNYQISQYDEPIAENGWIEVEVAEKGKETYLKTIGIERLHMEEDAGKLVHAGSDRLAGSTHSLVDYNRAGVALAEIVSKPDLRTGREAAEYASEIRRIMRYLGVSDGNMQEGSLRCDVNISVRRGPDAPFGTKVEIKNMNSFSAIQKAIEYEIQRQIKAYEAGEPVVQETRLWDEAKQLTKSMRSKEGASDYRYFPDPDLGPIEVSAEQRESWRAELPELPAAKRHRYADQLGLSIYDARVLTDERAMAEYFEAAVAAGGDPKAVTNWVTGDIAAYVNANRLLITELPFQAAQLAEMVQMIESGVISGKIAKEILPELLEKGGSPKAIVAERGLGMISDPAAITAIVEELLAAHPTEVEAFRGGKNKLQGFFVGQLMKKTGGKADPKLANQILLEKLKG; translated from the coding sequence ATGGCAGGGGCTGCTGCAAAGGCCACGGCTGAGGCTGCCTGGGAGGCGGTGATCGGCCTCGAGACCCACGTGCAGCTGGGCACCGACAGCAAGATCTTCACCTGCGCTTCCACCGCCTTCGGCGACGACCCCAACACCCATATCGATCCGGTGGTGTGCGGCTTGCCCGGCACCCTGCCGGTACTCAACCAGCGGGTGCTCGAGTATGCGGTGAAGGCCGCCATGGCCCTCAACCTCAGGATCGCCGAGCACAGCAAGTTCGATCGCAAGCAATATTTCTATCCCGATCTGCCGAAGAACTATCAGATATCCCAGTACGACGAACCCATCGCCGAAAATGGCTGGATCGAAGTGGAGGTGGCTGAGAAGGGTAAGGAAACCTACCTGAAAACAATCGGCATCGAGCGGCTTCACATGGAGGAAGATGCCGGCAAGCTCGTGCATGCCGGCAGTGATCGCCTGGCTGGCTCCACCCATTCACTGGTGGATTACAACCGCGCCGGGGTGGCATTGGCGGAAATCGTCAGCAAGCCTGATCTACGCACCGGCCGTGAGGCCGCTGAGTATGCCTCCGAGATTCGCAGGATCATGCGTTATCTGGGCGTCAGCGACGGCAACATGCAGGAGGGTTCCCTGCGCTGCGACGTGAACATCTCCGTGCGCCGCGGACCCGATGCCCCCTTCGGCACAAAGGTGGAGATCAAGAACATGAACTCTTTCTCTGCCATTCAGAAGGCGATTGAGTATGAGATTCAGCGGCAGATCAAGGCCTATGAGGCCGGCGAGCCGGTGGTGCAGGAAACCCGCCTCTGGGACGAAGCCAAGCAGCTCACCAAGAGCATGCGCAGCAAGGAAGGTGCCAGCGACTACCGCTACTTTCCTGACCCCGATCTTGGACCGATCGAGGTGAGCGCGGAGCAGCGGGAATCCTGGCGCGCCGAGCTTCCCGAACTTCCAGCCGCGAAGCGCCATCGCTACGCCGATCAGCTCGGCCTTTCGATCTACGACGCCCGCGTGCTCACCGATGAGCGCGCCATGGCCGAATATTTTGAAGCCGCCGTGGCTGCCGGGGGAGATCCCAAAGCCGTGACCAACTGGGTGACCGGTGACATTGCCGCGTACGTGAATGCCAACCGACTCCTGATCACCGAACTGCCGTTTCAGGCTGCCCAGCTGGCCGAGATGGTTCAGATGATCGAATCCGGAGTCATCAGCGGCAAGATCGCCAAGGAGATTCTGCCCGAACTGCTCGAGAAAGGCGGCTCACCCAAGGCGATCGTGGCGGAGCGTGGCCTTGGCATGATCAGTGATCCAGCGGCGATCACCGCCATCGTGGAGGAGCTGCTGGCAGCCCATCCCACCGAAGTCGAAGCCTTCCGGGGCGGCAAGAACAAACTCCAGGGCTTTTTCGTGGGCCAGCTGATGAAGAAGACTGGCGGCAAAGCCGATCCAAAGCTGGCCAACCAGATCCTGCTGGAGAAGCTGAAGGGCTGA